One genomic segment of Prosthecobacter fusiformis includes these proteins:
- a CDS encoding NUDIX domain-containing protein produces MITNSPYQYCSRCGSDEMTPASEREYVCGQCGYQHFITPFPAACALILDVNKRLLVTRRAHEPGLGKLGLPGGVIEPGETGEEAAARETREEVGLDIPPSAFRYFAALPNLYLFQDYLWPTIDLFYLAEVTDFASLKASPDEVSEMTTPKLAEVALDEFAFESNAEAVRRLQEYHV; encoded by the coding sequence ATGATCACGAACTCGCCCTATCAATACTGCTCCCGCTGTGGAAGCGATGAGATGACGCCGGCGAGCGAACGTGAGTATGTCTGCGGTCAATGTGGCTACCAACATTTCATCACGCCCTTTCCTGCGGCGTGTGCACTGATCCTGGATGTGAATAAACGCCTCCTCGTCACTCGGCGGGCGCATGAGCCAGGCCTGGGTAAGTTAGGCCTTCCGGGGGGAGTGATCGAGCCAGGTGAAACGGGTGAAGAAGCGGCTGCGCGTGAGACCCGCGAGGAGGTAGGGCTGGATATCCCGCCATCCGCCTTCAGATATTTTGCGGCACTGCCCAATCTCTACCTATTTCAGGATTACCTGTGGCCTACCATTGATCTTTTTTATCTGGCTGAAGTCACGGACTTTGCCTCGTTAAAGGCCAGTCCTGATGAAGTATCCGAAATGACCACACCTAAGTTGGCTGAGGTGGCATTGGATGAATTCGCTTTTGAGTCGAATGCTGAGGCGGTCCGAAGGTTGCAGGAATACCACGTCTAA